A single Notoacmeibacter ruber DNA region contains:
- a CDS encoding FixH family protein, with amino-acid sequence MSQSLFRGGPFTGRHMLIIMVLFFGVVISVNLTLAFFASQSWTGLVVKNSYVASQNFEKDRAERAAQIARDWDAHVSMKDDFLAVELKDGEGRPVERAKVTAELKGVMFDKDDQTVVLPSLPEGGYGLPVDLHAGAWVAKLTVEPRGVEPWEGSYRFTVPPKASRSDG; translated from the coding sequence ATGAGCCAGTCCCTTTTCCGTGGCGGCCCTTTCACTGGGCGTCACATGCTGATCATCATGGTCCTGTTCTTCGGCGTCGTCATATCGGTGAACCTGACACTCGCCTTTTTCGCGTCCCAAAGCTGGACGGGGCTGGTGGTCAAGAACTCCTACGTCGCCAGCCAGAACTTCGAGAAGGATCGCGCCGAGAGGGCGGCCCAGATCGCCCGGGACTGGGACGCCCATGTCAGCATGAAGGACGATTTCCTGGCGGTCGAACTGAAGGATGGCGAAGGCCGCCCGGTGGAACGCGCCAAGGTCACCGCAGAGCTGAAAGGCGTGATGTTCGACAAGGACGATCAGACTGTGGTTCTCCCGTCCCTGCCAGAGGGTGGATATGGTCTGCCGGTCGATCTTCATGCCGGTGCCTGGGTTGCAAAGCTGACCGTCGAACCGCGCGGCGTTGAGCCTTGGGAAGGCTCGTACCGCTTCACGGTTCCGCCGAAGGCCTCCAGGAGCGATGGATGA
- a CDS encoding cbb3-type cytochrome oxidase subunit 3, translating into MDFSYNELRHFADSWGLLAMLAFFLTAVIMVLLPGARSKAQDAAQIPFRED; encoded by the coding sequence ATGGACTTCTCCTATAACGAGTTGCGGCACTTCGCCGATAGCTGGGGCCTGCTCGCCATGCTGGCCTTCTTTCTGACTGCCGTCATTATGGTGCTTTTGCCGGGTGCCCGGTCGAAGGCGCAGGACGCGGCGCAGATACCCTTCAGAGAGGACTGA
- the ccoO gene encoding cytochrome-c oxidase, cbb3-type subunit II, with amino-acid sequence MTDKHPKKEKVALDGALPEAKADPVARGLLANHGKIERNVSLLLGLSLVVVTIGGIVEIAPLFWLENTIEEVEGVRPYSPLELAGRNIYIREGCYVCHSQMIRPFRDEVERYGHYSLAAESMYDHPFQWGSKRTGPDLARVGGRYSNAWHVEHLNEPRNVVPESIMPSYSFLGNEDLVVEDPAAHLVANRRVGVPYDDAMVENAMADLKAQADPDADWSGLTERYPKAVTGDFDGDPTRLTEMDALIAYLQMLGTLVDFSTETPQQAAAIENGEAG; translated from the coding sequence ATGACCGATAAACATCCGAAGAAAGAAAAGGTGGCGCTCGACGGAGCGCTGCCGGAAGCGAAGGCCGACCCTGTTGCACGGGGCCTGCTTGCCAATCACGGCAAGATCGAACGAAACGTCTCGCTTCTGCTCGGTCTGTCGCTGGTCGTGGTGACCATTGGCGGTATCGTGGAGATTGCTCCGCTTTTCTGGCTGGAAAACACGATCGAGGAAGTGGAGGGCGTGCGCCCCTACTCGCCGCTCGAACTGGCCGGACGGAACATCTACATCCGCGAAGGCTGCTACGTCTGCCACAGCCAGATGATCCGGCCATTCCGTGACGAGGTTGAGCGTTACGGCCACTACAGCCTGGCTGCCGAGAGCATGTACGACCACCCCTTCCAGTGGGGCTCCAAGCGTACCGGCCCGGATCTGGCTCGTGTGGGCGGTCGCTACTCCAATGCGTGGCATGTCGAACACCTGAACGAACCGCGCAATGTGGTGCCGGAGAGCATCATGCCCTCCTACTCGTTCCTTGGTAACGAGGATCTGGTCGTTGAGGATCCGGCGGCGCACCTCGTCGCCAATCGTCGCGTGGGCGTTCCCTATGACGACGCGATGGTCGAGAACGCCATGGCCGACCTGAAGGCGCAGGCCGATCCGGATGCCGACTGGTCGGGTCTGACCGAACGGTACCCCAAGGCCGTGACCGGCGATTTCGATGGCGATCCGACACGTCTGACGGAGATGGACGCCCTTATCGCCTACCTCCAGATGCTCGGCACGCTCGTCGACTTCTCCACGGAGACCCCGCAGCAGGCGGCCGCAATCGAAAACGGGGAGGCCGGCTGA
- the ccoG gene encoding cytochrome c oxidase accessory protein CcoG: MSLPNWIRPRSNVERHDVEAVNSAPSDKPLYEGRKKIFPKRANGRFRRLKWIIMAVTLGIYYLTPWLRWDRGPYAPDQAVLIDMANRRFYFFMVEIWPQEFFFVAGMLVMAGIGLFLVTSIAGRAWCGYTCPQTVWTDLFLVIERAIEGDRNARIRLENAPWSFDKITKRVSKHAIWLLIAVATGGAWIFYFADAPTLAMQFFYGEAPTIAYMTVAILTATTYTFGGIMREQICIYMCPWPRIQAAMLDEESLTVTYNDWRGEPRGRGKKRQAAAGVQTGDCVDCNACVVVCPMGIDIRDGQQMACITCALCIDACDDVMDKVGRDRGLISYATLADYNANMAMATNPESHRIDPARVHDEDGHVKPQYRHFNWRHLLRPRTFIYTGLWLAIGLALLFALGLRDRLEVNVLHDRNPVFTRLSDGSIRNGYTIKILNMKPEPRTIRLGLEGLPGATMEVNEIADEEARSIAVPVNPDQLRQLKVYVTVPRENLAEDTTEFTFSVDDQIDEEHDSYSARFEVPEN; this comes from the coding sequence ATGAGTCTTCCGAACTGGATACGCCCACGCAGCAACGTCGAACGGCACGACGTCGAAGCGGTCAATTCCGCTCCGAGCGACAAGCCGCTCTACGAGGGTCGGAAGAAAATTTTTCCGAAGCGGGCCAATGGCCGTTTCCGACGTCTCAAATGGATCATCATGGCGGTTACGCTCGGTATCTATTACCTGACACCGTGGCTGCGGTGGGATCGCGGGCCATATGCACCGGACCAGGCCGTCCTGATCGATATGGCCAATCGGCGGTTCTACTTCTTCATGGTGGAGATCTGGCCGCAGGAATTCTTCTTCGTGGCCGGTATGCTGGTAATGGCGGGGATCGGCCTCTTCCTTGTCACCTCGATAGCAGGACGCGCATGGTGCGGATACACATGCCCGCAGACCGTCTGGACCGACCTGTTTCTCGTGATCGAACGTGCAATCGAAGGGGACAGGAACGCGCGCATCAGGCTGGAGAATGCTCCCTGGAGCTTCGACAAGATCACCAAGCGCGTTTCAAAACACGCCATCTGGCTCTTGATCGCGGTCGCGACGGGCGGCGCGTGGATTTTCTATTTTGCCGATGCGCCAACGCTCGCCATGCAGTTCTTCTACGGTGAAGCGCCGACGATCGCCTACATGACCGTCGCCATTCTGACGGCGACGACCTACACGTTTGGCGGCATCATGCGCGAGCAGATCTGCATCTATATGTGTCCCTGGCCGCGCATTCAGGCGGCCATGCTGGACGAGGAAAGCCTCACCGTCACCTATAATGACTGGCGCGGCGAGCCCAGAGGCCGTGGCAAGAAGCGGCAGGCGGCAGCCGGCGTGCAGACCGGCGACTGCGTCGACTGTAATGCCTGCGTGGTGGTCTGCCCCATGGGTATCGACATTCGCGACGGCCAGCAGATGGCCTGTATCACCTGTGCGCTCTGCATCGATGCCTGCGACGACGTGATGGACAAGGTCGGCCGTGATCGTGGCCTCATCTCCTATGCGACCCTTGCCGACTACAATGCCAACATGGCCATGGCGACCAATCCGGAATCGCATCGTATCGACCCTGCCCGGGTGCATGACGAAGACGGTCATGTGAAGCCGCAATACCGCCACTTCAACTGGCGGCATCTGCTGCGTCCGCGCACCTTTATCTATACCGGCCTGTGGCTCGCCATCGGCCTTGCCCTGCTGTTCGCTCTCGGCCTGCGTGATCGGCTTGAAGTGAACGTTCTGCACGACCGCAATCCGGTCTTCACACGTCTTTCCGACGGGTCGATCCGAAATGGCTACACCATCAAGATCCTCAACATGAAACCGGAACCGCGCACCATCAGGCTTGGCCTTGAAGGCCTGCCGGGCGCGACGATGGAGGTCAACGAGATCGCCGACGAGGAAGCCCGCAGCATCGCCGTTCCCGTCAATCCGGACCAGTTGCGTCAGCTTAAGGTTTATGTGACCGTTCCGCGGGAGAATCTGGCCGAAGATACGACAGAGTTCACCTTTAGCGTTGACGACCAGATCGACGAAGAGCACGACTCCTACAGCGCTCGTTTCGAAGTACCGGAGAACTGA
- a CDS encoding hemerythrin domain-containing protein → MRKPIEGEVSFAVVAPSVLSTPDTSNLNVVADSMMQQIRMLELLCDNLEAVADELAGEPDRQVCLHIARALPAAIAEAHRFEERHVFPLWRQISQESDATLSRLWLEHVADESYADELAEALRDHIAGRGRLDAEALGYMLRGFFEGMRRHLAFDREHVVPMLRRATRAV, encoded by the coding sequence GTGAGAAAGCCGATTGAGGGGGAGGTGTCGTTTGCCGTTGTGGCCCCGTCTGTCTTGTCGACACCGGATACGTCCAATCTGAATGTTGTCGCCGACAGCATGATGCAGCAGATCCGAATGCTCGAACTGCTTTGCGATAATCTCGAAGCGGTGGCTGACGAACTGGCAGGAGAACCCGATCGCCAGGTCTGTCTCCATATTGCTCGCGCGCTGCCGGCGGCGATTGCCGAGGCGCACCGTTTCGAAGAAAGACATGTCTTTCCGCTTTGGCGTCAGATATCGCAGGAGAGTGATGCCACTCTGTCGCGTCTCTGGTTAGAGCACGTGGCGGATGAATCCTATGCCGACGAACTGGCAGAGGCACTGCGCGACCACATCGCCGGGCGCGGCAGGCTCGACGCCGAAGCCCTTGGCTACATGCTGCGCGGCTTCTTCGAGGGGATGCGCCGTCATCTCGCTTTTGACCGGGAACATGTCGTGCCCATGCTACGGCGCGCTACAAGAGCTGTATGA
- the ccoN gene encoding cytochrome-c oxidase, cbb3-type subunit I, with protein sequence MRNQVEAFLVGVAAVLALALAGLAADEGMRTHAWVLFGVLAIASWFLLRRIDFSKEKAIPLKTGADAVYNDAIVRYGVIATSFWGVIGFLVGVVVALQLAFPDLNIEPWFNFGRMRPLHTSAVIFAFGGSALLTTSFYVVQRTTRASLFGGALPWFVFWGYQLFIVMAATGYLLGITQGKEYAEPEWYVDLWLTIVWVAYLVVFVGTLVKRKEPHIYVANWFYLSFIVTVAMLHVVNGLTMPVSFLGAKSYSAFSGVQDALTQWWYGHNAVGFFLTAGFLGMMYYFIPKQANRPVYSYRLSIIHFWSLIFLYIWAGPHHLHYTALPDWAQTLGMVFSVMLWMPSWGGMINGLMTLSGAWDKLRTDPILRMMAMSVAFYGMSTFEGPMLSIKSVNGLSHYTDWTIGHVHSGALGWNGLVTFGALYYLTPKLWGRTRLYSVRLVNWHFWLATIGIVIYAAVMWVSGIMQGLMWREVGPDGFLAYSFVESVQALHPYYVARAFAGLLFLSGALIMAFNLYQTIRGRLRDEVPMGRSAIDGATTAAE encoded by the coding sequence ATGCGCAATCAGGTGGAAGCCTTTCTGGTAGGCGTGGCGGCAGTGCTTGCGCTTGCCTTGGCCGGCCTAGCAGCCGATGAGGGAATGCGAACACACGCCTGGGTGCTTTTTGGTGTTCTTGCCATTGCATCCTGGTTTTTGTTGCGGCGTATCGACTTTTCCAAGGAGAAGGCGATCCCGCTCAAGACGGGTGCAGACGCCGTCTATAATGACGCGATCGTCCGTTACGGCGTGATTGCTACGTCGTTCTGGGGAGTGATCGGCTTTCTGGTCGGTGTCGTCGTGGCGCTCCAGCTGGCCTTTCCGGATCTGAATATTGAACCCTGGTTCAATTTCGGTCGGATGCGCCCTCTCCACACCTCCGCCGTGATCTTCGCATTCGGCGGCTCCGCGCTGCTGACAACGAGCTTCTACGTGGTGCAGCGGACCACCCGGGCTTCGCTTTTCGGCGGCGCCCTCCCCTGGTTCGTGTTCTGGGGCTACCAGCTCTTCATCGTCATGGCCGCGACCGGCTATCTGCTCGGCATCACGCAGGGCAAGGAATATGCAGAACCGGAATGGTACGTCGATCTGTGGCTAACCATCGTCTGGGTCGCCTATCTGGTCGTCTTCGTCGGTACGCTGGTGAAGCGTAAAGAACCGCACATCTACGTGGCCAACTGGTTCTACCTCTCCTTCATTGTCACCGTCGCGATGCTTCATGTCGTCAACGGCCTGACGATGCCGGTGAGCTTCCTCGGTGCCAAGAGCTACAGTGCCTTCTCGGGTGTTCAAGACGCACTGACGCAGTGGTGGTACGGCCATAACGCCGTGGGCTTCTTCCTGACGGCCGGCTTCCTCGGCATGATGTATTACTTCATTCCGAAGCAGGCCAATCGTCCCGTCTACTCCTACCGCCTGTCGATCATCCACTTCTGGAGCCTGATCTTCCTCTACATCTGGGCAGGTCCTCACCACCTCCACTATACCGCGCTGCCCGACTGGGCGCAGACGCTGGGCATGGTGTTCTCGGTGATGCTGTGGATGCCGAGTTGGGGTGGCATGATCAACGGCCTGATGACCCTGTCGGGTGCATGGGACAAGCTGCGGACCGATCCGATCCTCCGTATGATGGCCATGAGCGTGGCGTTCTACGGCATGTCGACCTTCGAAGGTCCGATGCTCTCCATCAAGAGCGTCAACGGTCTGTCGCACTACACCGACTGGACCATCGGTCACGTCCACTCCGGTGCGCTCGGCTGGAACGGCCTGGTCACCTTCGGTGCTCTCTACTACCTGACGCCGAAGCTGTGGGGCCGTACGCGGCTTTACTCGGTCCGCCTCGTGAACTGGCATTTCTGGCTCGCCACGATCGGTATCGTCATCTACGCAGCCGTGATGTGGGTCTCCGGTATCATGCAGGGCCTGATGTGGCGTGAAGTGGGGCCTGACGGCTTCCTGGCCTACTCCTTCGTGGAATCGGTTCAGGCACTTCATCCATACTATGTCGCCCGTGCATTCGCCGGCCTGCTGTTCCTCAGCGGTGCGCTGATCATGGCCTTCAATCTCTACCAGACCATTCGTGGTCGGCTCCGCGACGAAGTGCCGATGGGCCGTAGTGCCATCGACGGCGCTACAACCGCTGCGGAATGA
- a CDS encoding alanine/glycine:cation symporter family protein: MSAIIDFLNNIFWGYILIYGLLGVGLYFTLRLGFIQFRHFPEFFRVITATGQSDSSGITPLQALTVSLASRVGTGNLAGVAVALSLGGPGAIFWMWMVALVGMATAYAESTLAQLYKVRNDDGDYRGGPAFYISRGLKQGWAGAIFSVALILSFGLIFQAVQANSIADAMEAGLGIPKLWVGIAVAVLAGIVIFGGIRSIARVAEIVVPFMAVAYLLVALFVIIMNIAEVPSVFMLIISNAFGLEEAAGGVTGGLAAAMLNGVKRGLFSNEAGMGSAPNIAAVATPVPHHPSSQGLVQGLGVFIDTLLICTATAFMILLSGVYEPGGTTGTELTQMALADHIGVAGTYFVAIAIFFFAFTSIIGNYSYAENALTFLGLANRGGLFIMRLAAVGMVIWGSVQAVSTVFNFADASMGLMATINLIAILALSGTVVKLTKDYFAQRSRGIEPLFDNDDYPELQGKIDGRIWTRHGRSEVLASERPEAGE; encoded by the coding sequence ATGTCGGCGATAATCGACTTTTTGAATAACATCTTCTGGGGATATATCCTCATTTACGGCCTGCTCGGGGTGGGGCTGTATTTCACTTTGCGACTGGGCTTTATCCAGTTTCGCCATTTCCCGGAATTTTTCCGCGTCATCACCGCGACGGGCCAGTCCGACAGTTCGGGCATCACGCCTCTCCAAGCCCTGACGGTCAGCCTTGCCAGCCGCGTTGGAACTGGCAATCTCGCGGGCGTTGCCGTCGCACTTTCCCTTGGCGGCCCCGGTGCGATCTTTTGGATGTGGATGGTCGCTCTGGTCGGAATGGCCACCGCTTACGCCGAATCGACGCTTGCCCAGCTCTACAAGGTTCGCAATGACGATGGCGATTATCGCGGTGGTCCGGCGTTCTACATCTCCCGAGGCCTGAAACAGGGATGGGCGGGCGCCATCTTTTCCGTCGCGCTGATCCTCTCCTTCGGCCTCATTTTCCAGGCCGTGCAGGCCAATTCCATCGCCGATGCAATGGAGGCCGGTCTCGGCATTCCGAAACTCTGGGTCGGGATCGCCGTCGCCGTGCTGGCGGGCATCGTCATCTTTGGCGGTATCCGCTCCATCGCGCGCGTCGCCGAGATTGTCGTGCCGTTCATGGCTGTCGCCTATCTTCTGGTGGCCCTCTTCGTCATTATCATGAACATTGCCGAAGTCCCGTCCGTCTTCATGCTGATCATCAGCAATGCCTTTGGGCTTGAAGAAGCCGCTGGCGGCGTAACAGGCGGGCTGGCGGCCGCCATGCTGAACGGCGTCAAGCGCGGCCTCTTCTCCAACGAGGCAGGCATGGGCTCTGCACCCAACATCGCGGCGGTTGCAACGCCGGTCCCGCATCACCCCTCTTCACAGGGGCTGGTTCAGGGGCTCGGCGTTTTCATCGATACCCTGCTGATCTGCACGGCTACCGCCTTCATGATCCTGCTGTCGGGCGTCTACGAACCCGGCGGCACGACGGGAACGGAGCTGACCCAGATGGCGCTTGCCGACCATATCGGCGTGGCAGGGACCTATTTCGTGGCGATCGCGATCTTCTTCTTCGCCTTCACCTCGATTATCGGTAACTACTCTTATGCCGAGAACGCCTTGACCTTCCTCGGCCTCGCCAATCGCGGCGGGCTGTTCATCATGCGCCTGGCTGCCGTCGGCATGGTGATCTGGGGCTCGGTTCAGGCCGTCTCCACGGTCTTCAACTTCGCGGACGCTTCCATGGGCTTGATGGCGACCATCAACCTGATCGCCATTCTGGCCTTGTCCGGCACCGTCGTGAAGTTGACCAAGGACTACTTCGCACAGCGGTCCAGAGGCATCGAGCCGCTCTTCGACAATGACGATTATCCGGAGTTGCAGGGCAAGATCGACGGTCGCATCTGGACACGTCACGGCCGAAGCGAGGTTTTGGCGAGCGAACGACCGGAGGCTGGCGAGTAA
- a CDS encoding heavy metal translocating P-type ATPase, whose translation MSCCAPALSGQSGSNDLLSDAARAQRLEEWLHAVRQESDGAGRLVLSVPEMHCGACISTLEKGLAGLAGVRSVRANLTLRRLIVVLDRAAFDTLDVIEDKVKRLGYDAFPVDLGDLDAERDRQEARKLLVALAVAGFATANIMLLSVSVWSGAQATTGTLFHLVSLLIAVPAVAFAGRPFFASALSAVRAGRVNMDVPIALALILSLGMSIARTVVGEGHIYFDAAVMLTFFLLIGRYLDQRMRERARSAVISLTRMAPKGARLVQPDGQMEWVPADELRPGDMVRLTTGERLAVDATVLSGQGTIDRSLVTGESEPVSAGPGTRLEAGVLALSAPLDLRVEKTANESFLSEIATMMEAAERGRGDTATLTDRLAGLYAPIVHALAALTFVGWMVWSFDIWTSLDAAVAVLIVTCPCALGLAVPVVHVIAAARLFESGILMRNGDALERLAEADHVVFDKTGTLTTGQPKVVSSDLKTAREMDAASTLARYSSHPAAQAVAAFLVGRTAPVAEDIHEEAAAGIEARFGERRARLGRADWVQEIAAASTEDANRGDGLSFAFQNEPIRRIELEESLRPQAAATVDRLRESGFETEILSGDGPVTVAAVARRLGLSKWTAQCRPAGKLARLDELKEKGTKVLMVGDGLNDAPSLAGAHVSFAPGSACDVGRLSADFVFTRPGLEAVSQAYSIAREGRRLVRQNLTLAIGYNICAVPLAVSGVVTPLIAALLMSGSSILVVSNALRLSRGNPRANSERRSESVAMTPGHEEGLTA comes from the coding sequence ATGAGCTGCTGCGCGCCCGCACTGAGTGGCCAGAGCGGATCGAACGACCTGCTCTCTGACGCCGCGCGCGCGCAACGGCTGGAGGAATGGCTGCACGCCGTGCGGCAAGAATCGGACGGGGCGGGCCGTCTGGTTCTGTCTGTACCGGAAATGCACTGCGGTGCCTGCATCTCCACGTTGGAAAAGGGGCTGGCGGGGTTGGCCGGCGTGCGTTCGGTCCGAGCGAACTTGACGCTTCGCCGTCTTATCGTGGTCCTGGACCGCGCGGCGTTCGATACGCTCGATGTCATTGAGGACAAGGTCAAGCGGCTCGGCTACGACGCCTTTCCGGTCGATCTGGGCGATCTGGATGCCGAACGCGACCGCCAGGAGGCCCGAAAGCTTCTAGTCGCTCTCGCAGTCGCAGGTTTTGCGACCGCCAATATCATGTTGCTCAGCGTTTCTGTCTGGAGCGGCGCTCAGGCAACCACCGGTACTCTTTTCCATCTCGTCTCGCTCCTCATCGCAGTTCCGGCCGTTGCCTTTGCCGGACGCCCCTTCTTCGCTTCGGCCTTGTCGGCCGTTCGCGCCGGGCGCGTGAATATGGACGTGCCGATTGCGCTTGCCCTCATCCTCTCACTCGGAATGAGCATTGCGCGAACGGTGGTGGGTGAAGGCCACATCTATTTCGACGCGGCCGTGATGCTGACCTTCTTCCTTCTCATCGGCCGCTATCTCGACCAGCGGATGCGCGAGCGGGCCAGAAGCGCCGTGATATCTCTGACGCGAATGGCGCCGAAAGGCGCGCGGCTTGTCCAGCCCGACGGACAGATGGAATGGGTTCCCGCCGACGAATTGCGCCCCGGCGACATGGTGCGGCTCACCACAGGTGAACGGCTGGCGGTCGATGCGACGGTGCTGAGCGGGCAAGGTACGATCGACCGGTCGCTGGTCACGGGCGAATCGGAACCGGTTTCGGCCGGCCCCGGTACCCGCCTCGAAGCCGGTGTTCTGGCACTCTCCGCGCCGCTCGACCTTCGCGTGGAAAAGACGGCTAATGAGAGCTTCCTCTCAGAAATCGCGACGATGATGGAGGCCGCCGAGCGCGGCCGCGGCGATACGGCGACCCTGACCGACCGGCTTGCCGGCCTCTATGCGCCTATCGTCCACGCGCTAGCGGCCCTCACCTTCGTCGGCTGGATGGTCTGGTCATTCGATATATGGACGTCCCTCGATGCGGCAGTCGCGGTGTTGATCGTAACCTGCCCCTGCGCCCTTGGCCTGGCAGTGCCTGTCGTCCATGTTATCGCGGCGGCGCGCCTTTTCGAATCCGGCATTCTGATGCGCAACGGCGATGCTCTGGAGCGGCTGGCCGAAGCCGACCACGTCGTCTTCGACAAGACCGGCACGCTGACGACAGGGCAGCCGAAGGTCGTTTCGAGCGATCTGAAAACCGCACGCGAAATGGATGCCGCGTCGACACTGGCCCGGTACTCCTCCCACCCTGCCGCACAGGCCGTGGCCGCCTTTCTGGTGGGACGCACAGCCCCGGTGGCGGAGGACATCCACGAAGAAGCCGCCGCGGGTATCGAAGCGCGCTTCGGCGAGCGCCGGGCTCGCCTCGGCCGCGCCGACTGGGTTCAGGAGATTGCAGCGGCGTCGACCGAAGATGCAAACCGCGGCGACGGTCTGTCCTTCGCGTTCCAGAACGAACCAATACGCCGGATCGAACTTGAGGAGAGCTTGAGGCCGCAGGCCGCTGCAACCGTTGATCGGCTGCGCGAGTCAGGTTTCGAGACAGAAATTTTGTCGGGGGACGGGCCTGTCACCGTGGCGGCGGTTGCGCGTCGGCTCGGTCTTTCCAAATGGACGGCGCAATGCCGCCCCGCGGGCAAGCTCGCCCGGCTCGACGAGTTGAAAGAGAAGGGCACGAAGGTGCTGATGGTCGGCGACGGACTCAACGACGCTCCGAGCCTGGCGGGCGCCCACGTTTCCTTTGCACCGGGCTCCGCCTGCGATGTCGGGCGTCTATCGGCCGATTTCGTATTTACGCGTCCGGGGCTGGAAGCCGTTTCCCAAGCCTATAGCATTGCGCGCGAGGGGCGGCGGCTTGTCCGCCAGAACCTCACTCTCGCGATCGGATACAATATCTGCGCGGTCCCGCTTGCCGTGAGCGGTGTGGTCACGCCGTTGATCGCCGCTCTGTTGATGAGCGGCTCGTCGATACTTGTCGTCAGCAATGCGCTTCGCCTTTCGCGCGGAAATCCGCGCGCAAACTCCGAACGACGCTCCGAGAGTGTGGCCATGACGCCAGGGCACGAAGAGGGGCTCACCGCATGA
- the ccoP gene encoding cytochrome-c oxidase, cbb3-type subunit III produces MSTENRDHHGREIDEVSGTETTGHEWDGIKELNTPMPRWWLWTFYGTIVFAIIYTILYPAWPLVNSATEGVLGWSSREQLSVAMEAQNDANADRLAAIADRSVEEIAGDEQLRPFAISAGRAAFKVNCVQCHGSGAEGGEGYPNLNDDVWLWGGTLDAIHTTLQHGIRYEQDDDTRISDMPAFGDGILENEDIRDVAWYVRKLSGQESDEEGAERGETIFTDNCAVCHGEQGEGMDDLGAPALNDSIWLYGGSQEEIMAQIRAPKQGVMPAWGNRLGDVTVKQLAVYVHSLGGGE; encoded by the coding sequence ATGAGTACCGAGAACAGGGATCATCATGGCCGCGAGATCGACGAAGTCAGCGGCACCGAAACCACCGGTCACGAATGGGACGGGATCAAGGAACTGAACACGCCAATGCCGCGCTGGTGGCTTTGGACCTTCTATGGGACGATCGTCTTCGCGATCATCTACACGATCCTTTATCCGGCATGGCCGCTGGTCAATTCCGCAACCGAGGGTGTCCTCGGCTGGTCGTCGCGCGAGCAACTCTCCGTTGCCATGGAAGCGCAGAATGACGCCAATGCCGATCGCCTTGCAGCCATCGCCGATCGCTCCGTCGAAGAGATCGCCGGTGACGAGCAGCTGCGTCCGTTTGCGATTTCGGCCGGTCGGGCCGCATTCAAGGTGAACTGCGTGCAGTGTCACGGCTCCGGTGCCGAAGGCGGCGAAGGTTATCCCAACCTGAACGACGACGTCTGGCTCTGGGGTGGTACTCTGGACGCCATCCACACCACGCTGCAGCACGGCATTCGCTACGAGCAGGATGACGACACCCGCATCTCGGACATGCCCGCCTTCGGCGACGGCATTCTCGAGAACGAGGATATCCGTGACGTCGCCTGGTATGTGCGCAAACTCAGCGGGCAGGAATCCGACGAAGAAGGAGCCGAACGGGGCGAAACGATCTTCACCGACAACTGCGCCGTCTGCCATGGCGAGCAGGGTGAAGGCATGGATGATCTGGGCGCTCCGGCACTCAACGACTCCATCTGGCTCTACGGCGGCAGCCAGGAAGAGATCATGGCTCAGATTCGCGCACCGAAGCAGGGCGTCATGCCCGCCTGGGGCAACCGTCTGGGCGATGTGACGGTCAAGCAGCTTGCTGTCTATGTCCACTCGCTCGGCGGCGGCGAATAA